Proteins encoded by one window of Vibrio algicola:
- the ttcA gene encoding tRNA 2-thiocytidine(32) synthetase TtcA, producing the protein MSSNQNKSAQFESDAIIKAQQNNLNKLEKRLRRNTGQAIADYNMIEDGDRIMVCLSGGKDSFTMLEILMGLKKSAPINFELIAVNLDQKQPGFPEHILPAYLEQLGVQYKIVTEDTYSIVQEKLEPGKTTCSLCSRLRRGILYRTAKELGATKIALGHHRDDILETLFLNMFHGGKLKAMPPKLVSDNGEHVVIRPLAYCREKDIIKFSNLRDYPIIPCNLCGSQPNMQRQNIKQMLNDWDKQFPGRIETMFKATQNVVPSHLTDHNLFDFKSIDRDSGVINGGDIGFDKEEMPINTTPDEDVMNFDPKLQLDITNV; encoded by the coding sequence ATGAGTTCGAATCAAAATAAATCCGCCCAATTTGAATCTGACGCGATCATTAAAGCGCAGCAAAATAACTTAAATAAGTTGGAAAAGCGTCTGCGTCGTAATACCGGCCAGGCGATTGCCGATTACAATATGATTGAAGATGGCGATCGTATTATGGTGTGTTTATCGGGCGGTAAAGATAGCTTTACCATGCTTGAGATTTTGATGGGCCTAAAGAAAAGCGCACCGATTAATTTCGAACTTATTGCGGTAAATTTGGATCAAAAGCAACCGGGTTTTCCTGAACACATCTTGCCGGCCTACCTTGAACAATTAGGTGTGCAATACAAAATTGTGACCGAAGATACCTATTCTATCGTGCAAGAGAAGCTTGAGCCGGGTAAAACCACCTGCTCTTTATGTTCGCGTTTACGTCGCGGGATTTTATACCGCACTGCCAAAGAGCTAGGGGCGACGAAAATTGCATTAGGTCATCATCGGGATGATATTTTAGAAACGCTATTTTTGAATATGTTTCATGGCGGTAAATTAAAGGCGATGCCGCCGAAACTGGTTTCTGATAACGGAGAGCATGTTGTGATCCGTCCGTTAGCCTATTGCCGAGAAAAAGACATCATCAAGTTCTCTAACTTACGTGACTACCCTATTATTCCTTGTAATCTATGTGGCTCACAACCAAACATGCAACGCCAAAATATTAAGCAGATGCTCAATGATTGGGATAAGCAATTCCCAGGTCGTATTGAAACCATGTTTAAAGCCACACAGAATGTTGTACCAAGCCATTTAACAGACCACAATCTATTTGATTTTAAATCGATTGATCGCGATTCAGGGGTTATCAACGGTGGTGATATTGGTTTTGATAAAGAAGAAATGCCAATCAATACCACGCCAGATGAAGATGTAATGAACTTCGATCCTAAACTGCAGTTAGACATCACCAATGTATAA
- the potC gene encoding spermidine/putrescine ABC transporter permease PotC, with protein sequence MSNNVGTKVAKSSFMSLVYLFLYLPILVLIANSFNASRFGMRWDGFTTKWYYDLINNDSLIQAAGHSITIAVISSTAATIIGSLTAVALFRYQFKGKGVVNGLLFIVMMSPDIVMAISLLALFLVVGFQLGLLTLLISHITFCLPFVVVTVYSRLKGFDVKMLEAAKDLGASEWVILKRIILPLAKPAVAAGWLLSFTLSLDDVIISSFVTGPSYEILPLKIYSMVKVGISPEVNALATVMLGVSLLLVMISQLLARDKIK encoded by the coding sequence ATGAGCAACAATGTCGGCACCAAAGTCGCCAAATCCAGCTTTATGAGTCTGGTGTATTTGTTTTTATATCTGCCAATTTTGGTGTTAATTGCGAATTCTTTTAATGCTAGCCGATTCGGCATGCGTTGGGATGGTTTTACTACCAAATGGTATTACGACTTAATCAATAACGATAGCTTGATCCAAGCCGCTGGTCATTCGATCACCATTGCAGTCATTTCTTCGACTGCTGCCACTATTATTGGAAGTTTGACGGCCGTCGCCCTCTTTCGCTATCAATTTAAAGGCAAAGGCGTGGTTAATGGTTTATTGTTCATTGTCATGATGTCACCTGATATTGTGATGGCCATTTCATTATTGGCCTTATTTTTAGTAGTTGGCTTCCAGTTAGGGTTATTAACGCTATTAATCTCACACATTACCTTTTGCCTACCCTTTGTGGTGGTAACGGTTTACAGCCGTTTGAAAGGTTTTGATGTAAAAATGCTAGAAGCCGCCAAAGATCTCGGTGCCAGTGAATGGGTGATTTTAAAACGCATTATATTGCCACTTGCCAAACCTGCGGTTGCCGCCGGCTGGCTATTGAGTTTTACCCTGTCATTGGATGATGTGATCATCAGTTCTTTTGTCACTGGCCCAAGCTATGAAATTTTACCACTGAAGATTTATTCTATGGTGAAGGTCGGCATTTCACCTGAAGTAAATGCATTAGCCACTGTTATGTTAGGTGTGTCATTATTATTAGTGATGATCTCTCAGCTTTTAGCCCGCGATAAAATCAAATAA
- the potA gene encoding spermidine/putrescine ABC transporter ATP-binding protein PotA, with translation MQKLNVEHSRSETVIKLTGISKAFDGKTIIENLDLNVNHGEFLTILGPSGCGKTTVLRMIAGFETVDSGSVLLANEDVTQLPPEKRHVNTVFQSYALFPHMTVFENVAFGLRMQKVASAEIETRVLDALKMVRLDSMAQRKPHQLSGGQQQRIAIARAVVNKPKVLLLDESLSALDYKLRKQMQLELKQLQRQLGITFIFVTHDQEEALSMSDRIIVMRDGVIEQDGSPREIYEEPSNLFVASFIGEINVFNATVIRRIDDNTILASIEGCESVVHFKKPVQQGQELKVLLRPEDIRIEEIKESEDHGIVGHVTERTYKGMTLDSVVELEESGMRVMVSEFFNEDDPDVDHSIGQKVSITWVESWEVVLPDESETLQSIAGAE, from the coding sequence ATACAGAAATTGAATGTTGAACACTCGCGCAGCGAAACAGTAATAAAACTGACTGGCATTAGTAAGGCTTTCGATGGTAAAACCATTATTGAAAACCTTGATCTGAATGTAAATCATGGCGAATTCCTAACGATTTTAGGCCCTTCAGGCTGCGGAAAAACCACGGTGCTGCGCATGATCGCCGGTTTTGAAACCGTTGACTCTGGCAGTGTGCTGCTTGCCAATGAGGATGTTACCCAACTCCCACCAGAGAAACGTCACGTCAACACTGTGTTCCAAAGCTACGCTTTATTTCCTCACATGACTGTATTTGAAAATGTTGCTTTTGGTTTACGGATGCAAAAAGTGGCAAGTGCTGAGATTGAAACTCGGGTACTTGATGCTTTAAAAATGGTGCGTCTTGATAGCATGGCGCAAAGAAAGCCTCACCAATTATCGGGTGGCCAACAACAACGCATTGCGATTGCCCGTGCGGTGGTGAATAAACCGAAAGTATTGTTGCTTGATGAATCCCTGTCTGCGCTTGATTACAAACTGCGTAAACAAATGCAGTTGGAATTAAAACAGTTGCAGCGCCAGCTTGGCATTACCTTTATTTTTGTTACTCACGATCAAGAAGAAGCCCTTTCGATGTCGGATCGCATTATTGTGATGCGCGATGGCGTGATCGAACAAGATGGCTCTCCGCGTGAAATTTACGAAGAACCAAGTAATTTATTTGTGGCGAGCTTTATTGGGGAGATCAACGTATTTAATGCCACTGTGATCCGTCGGATTGACGACAACACTATTCTCGCCTCTATTGAAGGCTGCGAATCGGTGGTGCACTTTAAAAAGCCGGTGCAGCAAGGACAAGAATTAAAGGTATTGCTCCGCCCTGAAGATATTCGGATTGAAGAAATCAAAGAATCGGAAGATCACGGCATTGTAGGCCATGTTACCGAGCGTACCTATAAAGGCATGACGTTAGATTCTGTAGTTGAGTTAGAAGAATCAGGCATGCGAGTGATGGTGAGTGAATTCTTTAATGAAGACGACCCAGATGTTGACCACTCAATTGGTCAAAAAGTCTCGATTACTTGGGTAGAAAGTTGGGAAGTGGTGCTTCCTGATGAATCGGAAACCCTTCAATCTATTGCAGGCGCTGAGTAA
- a CDS encoding extracellular solute-binding protein produces the protein MKPWSKLLVGATLAASLTTSYAQANDKELYFYNWSEYIPSEVLQEFTKETGIKVIYSTYESNESMYAKLKTQGKGYDLVVPSTYFVSKMRKEGMLQKLDKTKLTHFDGLDPNYLNKPFDPGNDYSIPYIWGATGIGVNTDMLDKNSFHKWGDLWDPKWVGQLMMTDDPREVFQVALTKLGYSGNTTNPDEIKQAYEELKKLMPNVLVFNSDNPANPYMAGETSLGMIWNGSAYAARKDGAPIHVVWPEKGTIFWMDSLAIPTGAKNVDAAHKMIDFLLRPDNAAKIALEIGYPTPVKAAYPLLPKDFVEDPDVFPPQKVFDSGEWQNDVGDANVLYEQYFQKLKVDM, from the coding sequence ATGAAACCATGGTCTAAGTTACTTGTAGGCGCAACGCTTGCTGCCTCATTAACGACGAGCTATGCGCAAGCGAATGATAAAGAACTCTATTTTTATAACTGGTCTGAGTATATTCCAAGCGAAGTATTACAAGAATTTACCAAAGAGACTGGCATTAAGGTTATCTATTCGACTTACGAGTCTAACGAATCCATGTATGCGAAACTGAAAACCCAAGGTAAAGGTTACGATCTTGTGGTGCCTTCAACGTATTTTGTGTCTAAAATGCGCAAAGAAGGCATGTTACAAAAACTCGATAAAACGAAACTGACGCATTTTGATGGCCTAGATCCAAATTATTTAAATAAACCTTTTGATCCAGGTAATGACTATTCGATCCCGTACATTTGGGGCGCAACCGGTATTGGTGTTAACACTGATATGCTGGATAAAAATAGCTTCCACAAATGGGGTGATTTATGGGATCCGAAATGGGTGGGTCAATTAATGATGACCGATGACCCACGTGAAGTATTCCAAGTTGCACTGACAAAACTGGGCTATTCGGGTAACACCACCAATCCTGACGAAATTAAGCAAGCTTACGAAGAGTTGAAAAAACTGATGCCAAACGTATTAGTATTTAACTCGGATAACCCTGCTAATCCTTATATGGCGGGTGAAACATCACTCGGTATGATTTGGAATGGCTCTGCTTATGCGGCGCGTAAAGATGGCGCACCTATTCATGTCGTATGGCCAGAAAAAGGTACTATCTTCTGGATGGACAGTTTAGCCATTCCAACAGGTGCTAAAAATGTCGATGCTGCGCATAAGATGATTGATTTCTTATTGCGTCCAGATAATGCGGCTAAAATTGCATTAGAAATTGGTTACCCAACGCCAGTGAAAGCCGCTTACCCATTATTACCAAAAGATTTTGTGGAAGATCCCGATGTGTTCCCACCTCAAAAAGTCTTTGATAGTGGCGAATGGCAAAACGATGTTGGTGACGCGAATGTATTGTATGAACAGTACTTCCAAAAATTAAAAGTCGATATGTAA
- the cobB gene encoding Sir2 family NAD+-dependent deacetylase, with the protein MNFPYQNIVILTGAGISAESGIQTFRSQDGLWENHRIEDVATPEGYDANPKLVQEFYNQRRRGLNDPAIKPNLAHLALAELEKLSSGKVTVITQNIDDLHEKAGSQHIIHMHGELLKIRCPESNQVLEHNEDLHTEDLCHCCQIPNPLRPHIVWFGEMPLRMAEIYSAIEEADLFISIGTSGVVYPAAGFVHDARMHGAHTIELNLDPSAVESEFAEKRYGKASIEVPKLVSELLADEE; encoded by the coding sequence ATGAACTTCCCATATCAAAATATTGTCATTTTAACCGGTGCGGGCATCTCTGCTGAATCCGGTATTCAAACCTTTCGTTCACAAGATGGCTTATGGGAAAATCATCGGATTGAAGATGTGGCGACCCCTGAAGGCTACGATGCAAATCCAAAACTAGTTCAAGAGTTTTATAATCAACGCCGTCGAGGGTTAAATGATCCCGCTATAAAACCTAACTTAGCGCATTTAGCCTTAGCAGAGCTAGAAAAGCTGTCGAGTGGGAAAGTTACGGTTATTACCCAAAATATTGATGATCTACATGAAAAAGCCGGCAGCCAACATATTATTCATATGCATGGTGAATTACTTAAAATTCGTTGCCCTGAATCCAATCAAGTACTTGAACATAATGAGGATTTACATACAGAAGATCTGTGTCATTGTTGCCAAATCCCCAATCCGTTAAGGCCACATATCGTTTGGTTTGGCGAAATGCCGCTGCGTATGGCTGAAATATATTCTGCCATTGAAGAGGCTGATTTATTTATTTCTATCGGTACATCGGGTGTTGTCTATCCTGCGGCAGGGTTTGTGCACGACGCTCGCATGCATGGCGCTCACACCATAGAATTGAATTTAGATCCAAGTGCAGTTGAAAGTGAATTTGCTGAAAAGCGTTATGGTAAAGCAAGCATTGAAGTGCCAAAGTTAGTCAGTGAGCTGTTAGCAGACGAAGAATAA
- the potB gene encoding spermidine/putrescine ABC transporter permease PotB — MMKKINLQNSIVFLIVSWLMLFVFIPNLMIIVTSFLTRDDANLIDLTFNLNNYVRLVDPLYAKVMWHSLYMAMVATGLCLVIGYPFAYIVAKMPEKMRPIMLFLVIVPFWTNSLIRTYGLKVVLGTQGIFNKSLMAIGLIEHPFRIMYTEVAVMVGLVYILLPFMILPLYSAIEKLDRSYIEAARDLGANKLQTLIKVILPLTMPGIIGGCLLVLLPALGMFYVSDLLGGAKNLLIGNVIKSQVLNARDWPFGAATSIALTLLMALMIYAYYRAGKLLNKKAELD; from the coding sequence ATGATGAAGAAAATTAATCTTCAAAACAGCATCGTGTTCTTAATTGTGTCATGGTTAATGCTGTTTGTTTTCATTCCAAATTTAATGATTATTGTGACTAGTTTCTTAACTCGTGACGATGCGAATTTAATTGATCTAACCTTTAATCTTAACAACTACGTTCGATTAGTTGATCCGCTTTATGCCAAAGTGATGTGGCATTCTTTGTATATGGCGATGGTGGCGACTGGATTGTGCTTAGTCATCGGTTATCCTTTTGCTTACATTGTGGCAAAAATGCCGGAAAAAATGCGCCCTATTATGCTTTTTTTGGTGATTGTGCCATTTTGGACTAATTCGCTGATCCGGACTTACGGATTAAAAGTAGTGCTCGGCACCCAAGGTATATTCAACAAAAGCTTAATGGCGATCGGTTTGATTGAACATCCTTTTCGGATCATGTACACCGAAGTTGCGGTCATGGTTGGTCTGGTTTACATCCTACTACCCTTTATGATTTTGCCTTTGTATTCTGCGATTGAAAAGCTCGATCGTAGTTATATTGAAGCGGCAAGAGATCTTGGTGCCAATAAACTTCAAACCTTAATTAAAGTCATTTTGCCTTTAACCATGCCAGGCATTATTGGTGGTTGCTTATTAGTATTATTGCCTGCTTTAGGTATGTTTTATGTGTCTGATTTGTTGGGCGGTGCAAAGAACTTGTTGATTGGTAACGTGATCAAAAGCCAAGTGCTGAATGCGCGCGATTGGCCATTTGGCGCGGCAACCAGTATTGCCTTGACTTTATTGATGGCCTTAATGATTTATGCCTATTATCGCGCCGGTAAGTTACTCAATAAAAAAGCGGAGTTAGATTGA
- a CDS encoding DUF2987 domain-containing protein: MHQLKRLALTALVTCMLSAPVNAQQYRFNYSKLFTQMKNNAEEGHPDIKVAFFFQQHASSNICKIDKAWMEKEEHYEEFVIPASQELIVPLDNNLRKVAPLVYINTEEGKQCDFSMVVMTKQPLSGDVNYDQIKRLMPQMDKMLDDLGGMFSSWFSPDVIGLTLEFSDLGNGIIPVTNGRDISIVQGKALVKLADLKPDAVLHLPKATFRTLPLVEKN, from the coding sequence ATGCATCAATTAAAACGCCTTGCGCTGACTGCGTTAGTGACTTGTATGTTATCTGCACCGGTTAATGCTCAGCAATATCGATTTAATTATTCCAAATTATTTACTCAGATGAAAAACAACGCCGAAGAAGGCCACCCAGATATCAAGGTCGCTTTTTTCTTCCAACAACATGCATCGAGCAATATCTGTAAAATTGATAAAGCGTGGATGGAAAAAGAAGAGCATTACGAAGAGTTTGTGATTCCCGCAAGCCAAGAGCTTATTGTTCCACTGGATAACAATTTGCGTAAAGTGGCACCTCTGGTTTATATCAATACTGAAGAGGGGAAACAATGTGACTTTTCTATGGTCGTGATGACCAAACAGCCTTTATCTGGTGATGTGAATTACGACCAAATTAAACGTTTAATGCCACAGATGGACAAAATGCTGGATGATCTTGGTGGTATGTTCTCAAGTTGGTTCTCACCGGATGTGATTGGTTTAACGCTTGAATTTAGCGACCTAGGCAATGGCATTATTCCGGTGACTAACGGGCGAGATATCTCTATTGTTCAGGGTAAAGCTTTGGTTAAACTTGCTGATTTGAAACCTGATGCCGTGTTACATCTTCCCAAAGCCACGTTTAGAACACTGCCTTTGGTTGAAAAAAACTAA
- a CDS encoding ATP-binding protein — translation MGKCYRFLCLILMVSSFAVHAEWNPTPTSDKQPEVSSAAKHIAEDVEALPERLFMSASDHQKVDELLSATLYQIDHGTGEFEQTLTQYRRHGDKSTWVEVQEYYLSLHSFSQSKQRLLKLANRNVQQKLTGFGPYGVTQFKAELHLTQLNTQYLIFFQYQSFKAFLKDLTISPVPVIAMLVKLFLVYLALTWWLRNSNNIIKQFRQTNLETASKPTLLVRFIWYISKANRPIAWLIAITISLDILATLPSLQHVKFLDIFTWWILGGSIAVKFILEFAYRNSRNTTKEITTIRLSTIRYYVWSAIGAGVILQIAQTTIGEGTIYNWVSSLLFLWFILITILVLRKWKPYVFSQNHQKLDHPVWARWAISNKDKFGLSTVCAAIMTFWIISRNLKQFAIAALSQYAFFSQALAYLFRIEVAKQNDNGGQNTNLVKLKGDDIYNYILPGKEDSELISYAADEIKQLSKYILSDSPAMCVISGERGIGTTTLLKQVLYRVNNAQPIYLNCPNAGYSELMAELAEQLGLSRESTDIQILGYLRKSETCYLIAVDNAQRLVKPMVGGLTGLMKFTNLMRRSKKNHRIMMAIEKSSWRFVDRARGERLLFDLVVFMPRWTETQISQLLDTRLNHEIENPVSFGDLNLPKQWDQDDLSEEERARRGFYRILWHYSDGNPTVALRFFRLSLRQDQKTNEVVVRLFQAPEAEELEKMPKPMLAILRSIVQLEISTPEELSECTQLTIPEVIGTLRFFESRGYIEWSDEKAKISDHWYRYITNALHRQHLLVK, via the coding sequence ATGGGTAAATGTTACCGTTTTCTTTGTCTAATCTTGATGGTATCCTCATTTGCGGTACACGCTGAATGGAATCCAACTCCTACTTCAGATAAGCAACCGGAGGTTTCATCAGCAGCGAAACACATTGCAGAAGATGTTGAAGCGCTTCCAGAGCGGTTATTTATGTCGGCCAGTGATCATCAAAAAGTCGATGAATTATTATCGGCCACACTGTACCAAATCGATCATGGAACCGGTGAGTTTGAGCAAACGTTAACTCAATACCGACGTCATGGCGATAAATCGACTTGGGTTGAAGTTCAAGAGTATTATTTATCATTACACAGTTTTAGCCAATCTAAGCAACGGTTACTTAAACTCGCCAATAGAAATGTTCAACAAAAGCTTACTGGGTTTGGTCCTTATGGTGTGACTCAGTTTAAAGCTGAACTACATCTAACTCAGCTGAATACTCAATACCTTATCTTTTTTCAATATCAAAGTTTTAAAGCATTTTTAAAAGATCTGACTATTTCCCCTGTTCCTGTCATTGCCATGTTGGTCAAATTATTTCTTGTCTATTTAGCGCTGACTTGGTGGCTACGTAATAGTAACAACATTATTAAACAGTTCCGTCAAACCAATTTAGAAACAGCCTCAAAACCCACATTACTGGTACGCTTTATTTGGTATATCAGTAAAGCAAACCGCCCTATTGCTTGGTTGATTGCTATAACTATATCTTTGGATATTCTTGCCACATTACCAAGTTTGCAACATGTCAAATTCCTCGATATTTTCACTTGGTGGATTTTAGGCGGCTCAATTGCGGTTAAATTCATTTTAGAGTTTGCTTATCGAAACAGCCGCAATACGACTAAAGAAATTACCACTATCCGCTTATCGACCATTCGTTATTATGTTTGGAGTGCCATTGGTGCAGGAGTGATTTTACAAATTGCCCAAACCACCATTGGTGAAGGGACTATTTATAATTGGGTATCAAGCCTATTATTCTTATGGTTTATTTTAATCACCATATTGGTTTTGCGTAAGTGGAAACCTTATGTATTTAGTCAAAATCATCAAAAATTGGATCACCCTGTATGGGCTCGCTGGGCGATCAGCAACAAGGATAAATTTGGGCTTTCTACTGTTTGTGCGGCGATCATGACCTTTTGGATTATATCCCGTAATTTAAAACAATTTGCCATCGCAGCCCTTTCACAATATGCCTTTTTTAGTCAAGCTCTGGCCTACTTATTTAGAATCGAAGTGGCTAAACAAAATGATAATGGCGGGCAAAATACCAATTTAGTAAAATTAAAAGGTGATGATATATATAATTATATTTTGCCGGGTAAAGAAGATAGTGAACTGATTAGTTATGCCGCTGATGAGATCAAGCAACTGTCTAAATATATTTTGTCGGATAGCCCTGCTATGTGTGTTATCTCGGGCGAACGAGGCATTGGAACCACAACCTTACTCAAGCAGGTTTTATATAGAGTCAATAATGCTCAACCAATTTACTTAAACTGCCCTAATGCCGGTTACAGTGAATTGATGGCTGAATTAGCTGAACAACTAGGGTTAAGCCGAGAATCAACGGATATTCAGATCTTGGGATATTTACGCAAAAGTGAAACCTGTTACTTAATTGCGGTGGATAATGCCCAGCGCTTGGTTAAACCTATGGTGGGTGGATTAACCGGTTTAATGAAGTTTACCAATTTAATGCGTCGTTCTAAAAAGAATCATCGCATAATGATGGCGATCGAAAAATCCAGTTGGCGTTTTGTGGATAGAGCGCGTGGTGAACGACTTCTGTTTGATTTAGTGGTATTTATGCCGCGTTGGACTGAAACGCAAATATCCCAGTTATTGGATACTCGTTTAAATCATGAGATTGAAAACCCTGTTTCGTTTGGTGATTTAAATCTTCCCAAACAATGGGATCAAGATGATTTATCCGAAGAAGAACGTGCTAGACGAGGATTTTACCGAATACTTTGGCATTATTCTGATGGTAACCCGACGGTTGCCCTGCGCTTCTTTAGATTATCGTTACGACAAGATCAAAAAACCAATGAGGTTGTTGTTCGTCTGTTCCAAGCGCCAGAAGCAGAAGAACTCGAAAAAATGCCAAAACCTATGTTGGCAATTCTACGCTCAATTGTGCAGTTGGAAATATCGACACCTGAAGAGTTATCTGAATGTACCCAACTAACCATCCCCGAAGTTATTGGCACGTTGCGCTTTTTTGAAAGCCGTGGCTATATTGAATGGTCTGATGAAAAAGCAAAAATATCCGATCATTGGTATCGATACATAACTAACGCCCTGCATCGTCAGCATTTATTGGTGAAGTAA
- a CDS encoding mechanosensitive ion channel family protein has product MKKLFIFVLLFMVNGAAFAAETTDDHLENIAQFTNLVRWGGVLFSFLVILAAWVLLRFTNKLVETFSSQFVQYRMIMQKLLSFFQFFVYMTAGIAVFMMSFRINEQILTLIGGTLAVSIGFALKDLAASFIAGLTVMIDRPFQVGDRVTFEGNYGDIITIGLRSVRMRTLTDDIITIPNNKFLSEVTMSGNYGALDMQCVIPFYIGMDQDLLLARNLIQEAASSSRYIHLPQPVVVLVNQEMADNYLAIKLTCKAYVVDTVYEKLFETDITLRVMKEFKKHNIQPPQIAVRSSSSN; this is encoded by the coding sequence ATGAAAAAACTCTTTATCTTTGTTTTATTATTTATGGTCAATGGTGCTGCTTTCGCGGCAGAAACTACAGATGACCATCTGGAGAATATTGCTCAATTTACTAACCTAGTACGTTGGGGCGGTGTTCTTTTTTCATTCCTGGTCATTCTTGCAGCATGGGTGCTGCTACGCTTTACCAATAAACTGGTAGAGACGTTTAGTAGTCAGTTTGTGCAGTATCGGATGATCATGCAAAAACTGCTCTCTTTCTTCCAATTTTTTGTCTATATGACCGCAGGTATTGCGGTATTTATGATGAGTTTTCGCATCAATGAACAAATATTGACTCTGATAGGCGGCACGCTAGCGGTATCGATTGGTTTTGCATTAAAGGATTTGGCGGCTTCGTTTATTGCCGGTTTAACGGTTATGATTGACCGCCCTTTTCAGGTTGGTGACCGCGTCACGTTTGAAGGGAATTATGGCGATATTATTACCATAGGTTTGCGTTCTGTGCGTATGCGTACCTTAACTGATGATATTATTACTATTCCTAATAATAAGTTTTTAAGTGAAGTCACCATGAGTGGCAACTATGGTGCACTCGATATGCAGTGTGTTATTCCATTTTATATTGGTATGGATCAAGATTTGCTTTTGGCCCGTAACCTTATTCAAGAAGCGGCATCTTCGAGTCGTTACATCCACCTACCTCAGCCGGTGGTAGTATTGGTGAATCAAGAAATGGCCGATAATTACCTAGCGATCAAACTCACTTGCAAGGCTTATGTGGTCGATACGGTTTATGAAAAGCTGTTTGAAACCGATATTACTTTACGAGTAATGAAAGAATTCAAAAAACATAATATTCAACCGCCACAAATTGCGGTGCGCTCATCCTCGAGTAATTAA
- a CDS encoding glucosaminidase domain-containing protein — MMKKLIMAAIILVFWAVYYFQNHYTPSDSKPKAKVEKVTKVKTEHVDIDKKKRKFYNRLRPGFEKENQRVSKERKQILAMEASLTTNDVSSSQQKTARKLADMYNVELPADGINQQWVDDMLLRVNILPEALVLTQAANESAWGTSRFAKKANNFFGQWCYSEGCGVVPLHRVEGATHEVAKFDNAQASIHAYFMNMNRNNAYRSLRDIRQKLADGNKDLASMATALKLTDGLLSYSERGQDYVNDLQGMITHNHTYWKHQ, encoded by the coding sequence ATGATGAAAAAATTAATAATGGCAGCCATCATTTTGGTTTTTTGGGCGGTTTACTATTTTCAAAATCACTATACTCCAAGCGACTCCAAACCTAAGGCCAAAGTGGAAAAAGTAACAAAAGTTAAAACTGAGCACGTTGATATTGATAAAAAAAAACGAAAATTTTATAATCGACTTCGTCCTGGTTTTGAGAAAGAAAACCAACGAGTCAGTAAGGAAAGAAAACAAATCTTGGCCATGGAAGCGTCACTTACAACAAATGATGTGAGTTCGTCACAGCAAAAAACTGCTCGAAAACTGGCCGATATGTATAATGTTGAATTACCAGCAGATGGTATTAACCAACAATGGGTGGATGATATGTTGTTGCGTGTCAATATTTTGCCTGAAGCATTAGTGTTAACACAAGCGGCGAATGAGTCTGCATGGGGGACGTCACGTTTTGCCAAGAAAGCTAATAATTTCTTTGGTCAATGGTGCTATAGCGAAGGTTGTGGCGTAGTTCCTTTACATCGAGTTGAAGGTGCAACTCATGAAGTGGCAAAGTTCGACAATGCCCAAGCCTCTATCCATGCCTATTTTATGAACATGAATCGCAATAACGCTTATCGTTCTTTACGTGATATTCGTCAAAAGTTAGCGGATGGTAATAAAGACTTAGCCTCAATGGCAACAGCGCTTAAGTTAACCGATGGCTTATTAAGTTATTCAGAACGAGGCCAAGATTATGTCAACGATTTACAAGGTATGATCACCCATAACCATACTTATTGGAAGCATCAATAA